In the genome of Cryptosporangium aurantiacum, the window CCGGTGGTAAGCGGTCTCAATTCCGACGGTGATGCGGCGCTCAATTCGATCCGGCCACACCACGGATCCGGCGGCGCAACGCGGAACCGGCGACCGGGCCGAGATCGTCGGCGACCTCGAGCAGAATTCCGAGCCGGTCGAGCGCGTCCAGTGCCGCCGACGACCCGGCGGAGTCGACGGCCTCGAACAGCTCCATGCCGACGAACGCCGCCGAGACCGCGTGAGCCAGGCCGCTCACGTCGACGACCGCTTCGATCGGCGATCCGGTCACCACCCGGCGGAGCACGCTCTCGATCTCCCGCACCCACAGTTGGATCGCCTCACGGGTCGCGACGGCCAGGCGTTCGTCGCCCTGCGCGCCGGCCAGCATCTGCGCGAGCAGCGTGACGTTACCCCGTTCGCGCTGGTCGGCGTGGAGCTCACGGCCGAGCGTCAGCAGCTCGCGTAGCGTCCGGATCGCGGCGAAGCGGTCTCGGTAGCGCGCGACGTCGGCCGCGGTCGAGGATCGGCAGGCCTCGTTGAGCAGGTCGGCGACGCTTCCGAAGTGGTAGAAGACCAGCGCCTGGTTGACGCCTGCGGTCGCTGCGACCGTCCGCGCGGACGTTCCGGCGATGCCGTTGCGGCGGACGGTCTCGATCGCGCCGTCGATCAAACGCTGCCGGGTGTCCTCCGCCATCCTTCTCCGTTCACCGGGGCCGCGTCGGGTGGGCAGCCGTACTCCGGGGCGCCCTCCGTGGCCGGGGATGTCCCCGCCGCTGACGGTAGCCCGCGCCCGACCGGGTCGGCGCTCGGGCCGAGGCCCATCGTGTCGGCGACGCGGGCCACCAGCCACCCGAGCCCGGGCAGGCGGGCGAGCCAACCGAGCATCGCCAGCCCGGCGTCGACGTGTCCGGCCGCGAGCGCCACCGCCGCGGTGCCGTCGGCCACCACACCGTCGCCGCGTTCGTACCGGACGCGGCGGAGCGCACCGGGATACTCGCGGGCGTCGACCAGCGACAACCCGACCGGTACCCGACGATCGAAGGCCCGATACAGCTCACGGCACTGCGCGCAGCCCAGGTCCACATAGAGCGTGGCCGGCGAGAACACGGCCGGACGACGCCGCGGTACCCACCGCCGGACCCGGCTCCGGTACGCGGCCCACTCCGGCCCGTACCGCCTGCGCAGGTCGTCGTCCTCGTGTTTCTCGGCGACGGCCTCGCTGAACACCACGGTCATCACCGCGGCCGCGGCCACCGCCCAGCTCGCGGTGGCGATCGCGAGCACGCCGGTCAGCAGCGTCGCCGAGACCTGCATCGGGTTCGCCAGGTATGCGTAGGGGCCGGTGGTGACCAGCCGCTCCGGCGGATCCCACGGGTACGGCGTCCCGCCACCACGCTCGACGAACTCGCGCACCGCCGCGAGGCCGGGCACCGCCGCCAGCAGCGCCGCTTGGGCGAGCACCGATTGCCACCAGCGCGGAGCACGCACCACCGCACTCCAGAAACCGCCACCCAGGTCCATCACCACCGTCGGCAACAGCCAGAACACCAGCGCGCTGAACAGCGTCAACTGGAGTACGACCCGCAGCCGCAGGTGGTGGCGCGACGCCGTGCACTCCCCCAGCACGACGGCGGGCGTAGCGACCAGCAACAACCCGAGCACCTCGCCCCAGCCCCAACCGGAACCGAGGTCGGTGAGCGGGGTGAGCGCGGGCATCGTCACCGCGTCCACCCAGCCGACCGCCGCGAGCAGGACCGGCGTCCGCAGCCAGGCGGGCCAGTGACCGGACAGGAGCCGGCCGACCGCGACCGGCAGCGGCCCCCACAGCACCGCCCACCCCAGCCAGAGGTCGACCGGCAGACCGTCGAACGCGCCGGAGACCGGTGGGAACGACCACCAGCCGACCTGCCGCGCGAGCCGGTCCAGCGCCGCGACGCCGACCAGCGCGGTGAGGAACGCGAGCAGCAGCGCTCCGCCGGTGCGCTTCGAGTGCCGCAGCGGATAGGCCGCAGCGCCGAGGGCGATCACCGGCACCGCGAGGACGGCGTACCGCGCGATCGCCAGGTCGGTCACGCCGGTTCCAGCCCGAGGCTGTCGAGCAGGTAGTTCTCGCCGGCGCGGGCGAACGAGTCCACGATCGGGCCGAAGTACCAGGAGGGGTCGAGGCGGCGCTCGAACTCGATCGTCAGGCGCACGTCGGTCCCGCCGCCCGGCGCGGACGACCAGCTCAGCCGGGCGGTACGCCAAATCAGCGAGTGGTTGGTCATCGAGGTGTCGGAGACCCGGCGGAAGTCGATCCGGCGTCCGTCGCGGTAGGGCTCGTTGGCGACGACCTCGGTGACGATCGCTCCGCCGTGCTGACCGATGTGCCACTGCCCGCCGACGTCCACTCCGCGCCCGGCCGCGTGATCGGGGGTCGGGTAGCCGAGGCGGAGCAGCAGCGGGCGGACCGAGCCGAAGCGCGGCCCGGCCGCTACCGCGGCCTGGACCTCGGCCGGGGTCAGCGCGGTCTGCCTGGTGACGGTGACCGCCTGCACCGGCGAAATACGCAGGGTGGGGACGACGCCCTCGATCGCGACGAGGGCCAGCAGCGGAAGTACGAGCGCGACGCCGACCCCGCGGTCGAACAGCTGCACGAGGCCCGCGACGCCGTGCGCGATCGCGTACACCAGCGGCGCGGCCATCAGCAGGCAGATCGCACCCTCCTGGAGCAGCGCGGCGAAGAGCAGCACGAAGATCGTCACCGAGACGAAGACCGTGCCGTGCAGGCTGTGGGGGGCGGGCGAGAGCGCGAGCAGGAGCGCGAGCCCGGCCGGGAGCCCGACAAAGAGCAGCGCGCTGTCCTCGCGGCCAGTGGCCACCGTCAGGGCGAACCCCAGCACCGCGAAGATCCCGACGACCACCGTCCACCCGACCCGCCACCACAGCCCCCGGCGCCGCCGCACGTCCATGCCCGCCTCCTTTTGAGCATCCGCTCAACCAGGAGCATAGACAGCCTTTGAGCGATCGCTCAAGACGCCGCGCGGAGAAAAGCCCCGCCCAGAGGAGCGGGGCTTTCGAGCTACGAGTTCTTCTCGTAGGCCAGTCTCAGGCCGATCAGGGTCAGGTTCGGCTCGTGCTGGGTGATTTCCCGGGACTCACCGATCACCAGCGGCGCGAGCCCGCCGGTCGCCACCACCGCGGTCACACCGCCGAGCTCCTCGACCATCCGCCGCGCGATCCCGTCCACCTGGCCGGCGAACCCGTAGATGATCCCGGACTGCAGCGCCTCGACCGTGTTCTTCCCGATCACCGACCGGGGCCGCACCAGCTCGACCTTCCGCAGCTGCGCGGCCCGCGCGGCCAGCGCGTCCACCGAGATGTCGATGCCCGGCGCCAGCGCGCCGCCCATGAACGCCCCGTCGGGGCCGACGACGTCGAAGTTCGTCGACGTCCCGAAGTCGACGACGACGGCAGGGCCCCCGTAGAGGTGGTACGTCGCCAGCGTGTTCATGATCCGGTCCGACCCGACCTCTTTCGGGTTGTCCATCACGATCGACACGCCGGTCCGGACGCCCGGCTCGATGATCATCGTCGGGATGTCGCCGTAGTACCGGTCGAGCATCGACCGCAGCTCGCGCAGCGTCGCCGGCACGGTCGAGCACGCCGAGACGCCGGTGATCTGCACGGCCTCGCTCTCCAGCAGGCCTCGGAACAGCAGCGCCAGCTCGTCCGCGGTCATCCGGCTGTCGGTCCGCACCCGCCACGAGTGCACGAGCTTGTCCCCGTCGAACGTGGCGAGAACGATGTTCGTGTTACCGACGTCGATGGTCAGCAGCACCGCTAGGCACCTTCCGGACGGGGACGTAGATCGAGGGCGATGTCGAGGATCGGGGACGAGTGGGTGAGCCCACCGACCGAGAGGTAGTCGACGCCGGTCTCGGCGTACTCCCGGGCCCGGTCGAGGGTCAGGCCGCCGGTCGCCTCGAGTTCGACCTTGCCGCCGACCGCGGCCACGACCTCGCGCAGCTGCGCCGGCGGCATGTTGTCGAGGAGCAGGAACGTCGCACCGGCGTCGACGGCTTCGATCGCCTCGGCGACGGTGTCGACCTCGACCTGCACGAGCACGTCCGGGAACGCCGCCCGGACGGCGTCGAAGGCCGCGGTGATCGAACCCGCCGCGAACTTGTGGTTGTCCTTGATCATCGCGACGTCGTAGAGGCCCATCCGCTTGTTGGTGCCCCCACCGGCCCGGACGGCGTACTTCTCCAGCGGACGCAGCAGCGGCGTCGTCTTGCGGGTGTCGAGCACCTGCGCGCCCGTCCCCTCGATCGCCTCCGCCCACCGGCGGGTATGGGTCGCGATGCCGCTGGCCCGGGAGAGCAGGTTCAGCGCGGTGCGCTCGGCGGTGAGCAGCGCCCGCGTCGGCCCGGTGACCGTCGCGACCACGTCGCCGCGCTCCACCGCGCTGCCGTCGGCGACGTGGGCCTCGAAGGAAGCGGCTCCGGCCGTCTCGAACACCGCCAGGGCCACCGGCAGCCCGGCGACCACACCGGACTCCCGCGCCACCACGTCCACGATGTCGACCTGTTCGGCCGGGATCGTGGCCACGCTCGTCACGTCGACGCCGTCCGGGCCGCCCAGGTCCTCGGCCAACGAGCGGGCCACCAGGTCGCGCACCCAGGCGGGGTCGAGACCGGCCTCCTGGAACTTCTCGTCCAGCGAACTCATGTCATCGCCTCGTACGTCTCGGTCAGCGCGCCGTCGGGCGCGATCGCGGCCAGCAGGTGCCCTCGCCACGCGTCGACGGCGTCGGGGAAGTCTTCGCGCCAGTGGCA includes:
- a CDS encoding TetR/AcrR family transcriptional regulator: MAEDTRQRLIDGAIETVRRNGIAGTSARTVAATAGVNQALVFYHFGSVADLLNEACRSSTAADVARYRDRFAAIRTLRELLTLGRELHADQRERGNVTLLAQMLAGAQGDERLAVATREAIQLWVREIESVLRRVVTGSPIEAVVDVSGLAHAVSAAFVGMELFEAVDSAGSSAALDALDRLGILLEVADDLGPVAGSALRRRIRGVAGSN
- a CDS encoding methyltransferase, with the translated sequence MTDLAIARYAVLAVPVIALGAAAYPLRHSKRTGGALLLAFLTALVGVAALDRLARQVGWWSFPPVSGAFDGLPVDLWLGWAVLWGPLPVAVGRLLSGHWPAWLRTPVLLAAVGWVDAVTMPALTPLTDLGSGWGWGEVLGLLLVATPAVVLGECTASRHHLRLRVVLQLTLFSALVFWLLPTVVMDLGGGFWSAVVRAPRWWQSVLAQAALLAAVPGLAAVREFVERGGGTPYPWDPPERLVTTGPYAYLANPMQVSATLLTGVLAIATASWAVAAAAVMTVVFSEAVAEKHEDDDLRRRYGPEWAAYRSRVRRWVPRRRPAVFSPATLYVDLGCAQCRELYRAFDRRVPVGLSLVDAREYPGALRRVRYERGDGVVADGTAAVALAAGHVDAGLAMLGWLARLPGLGWLVARVADTMGLGPSADPVGRGLPSAAGTSPATEGAPEYGCPPDAAPVNGEGWRRTPGSV
- a CDS encoding SRPBCC family protein, which gives rise to MDVRRRRGLWWRVGWTVVVGIFAVLGFALTVATGREDSALLFVGLPAGLALLLALSPAPHSLHGTVFVSVTIFVLLFAALLQEGAICLLMAAPLVYAIAHGVAGLVQLFDRGVGVALVLPLLALVAIEGVVPTLRISPVQAVTVTRQTALTPAEVQAAVAAGPRFGSVRPLLLRLGYPTPDHAAGRGVDVGGQWHIGQHGGAIVTEVVANEPYRDGRRIDFRRVSDTSMTNHSLIWRTARLSWSSAPGGGTDVRLTIEFERRLDPSWYFGPIVDSFARAGENYLLDSLGLEPA
- a CDS encoding type III pantothenate kinase; this encodes MLLTIDVGNTNIVLATFDGDKLVHSWRVRTDSRMTADELALLFRGLLESEAVQITGVSACSTVPATLRELRSMLDRYYGDIPTMIIEPGVRTGVSIVMDNPKEVGSDRIMNTLATYHLYGGPAVVVDFGTSTNFDVVGPDGAFMGGALAPGIDISVDALAARAAQLRKVELVRPRSVIGKNTVEALQSGIIYGFAGQVDGIARRMVEELGGVTAVVATGGLAPLVIGESREITQHEPNLTLIGLRLAYEKNS
- the nadC gene encoding carboxylating nicotinate-nucleotide diphosphorylase — its product is MSSLDEKFQEAGLDPAWVRDLVARSLAEDLGGPDGVDVTSVATIPAEQVDIVDVVARESGVVAGLPVALAVFETAGAASFEAHVADGSAVERGDVVATVTGPTRALLTAERTALNLLSRASGIATHTRRWAEAIEGTGAQVLDTRKTTPLLRPLEKYAVRAGGGTNKRMGLYDVAMIKDNHKFAAGSITAAFDAVRAAFPDVLVQVEVDTVAEAIEAVDAGATFLLLDNMPPAQLREVVAAVGGKVELEATGGLTLDRAREYAETGVDYLSVGGLTHSSPILDIALDLRPRPEGA